ACTTTGGTCGAATTACTCTAATTTAGGATGGCTGTGCGGAAACAGATTGGTGAGTAATCTTCCCTTTTTATTCAGCAAGTAAGCAGAGATAATGCAGCATCTGCTCTCATATCGCATTCAGAGGTCATAATGCTCAATCCGTCTCCCTACGGCTGGATATCTCAATACTTTGTCGGATTCTTTTTTGCCTATGGTGTCTATCTGCCATTCTGGGCGTTGTGGTTTGAGGAACAGGGCGTTTCAGCCACGGATATCGGCTTATTAGTCGGCATTGGTTTTGCGACTCGTTGTGTCGCCAATATGGTGTTAACGCCACGTATTCATAAGGTTGAGCACCTGATGCCTGCACTGCGTTGGCTGAGCATCGCTGCCCTAATTTTTATCGGTTTTCACTTCTTTACTGGCGGCAGTTTTTGGTTGATGGCGGGTGCAACTGTGCTGTTTAACCTCTGCTGCGGGCCGATTGTGCCGCTGTCTGATGCGATGGCGAACTACTATGCGCGGCTGAAGATGCTCGATTATGGGCGTGCTCGACTCTGGGGATCCGTGGCCTTTATTGCGGGTTCGACGGTGGTCGGCTATTTGGTGGCCAAATTCGGCACTGATATGATTTTGTATACCGCGCTAGCGGGGGTATTTTTTGCCATTTTGGTCGGGATGCGTAACACCAATCCGATGCCTGTCACGACGGAAGAAGAGCAGGCAGAAAGACCGAAATTGACCGATCTACTAAAGGAGTCTTCCGTCTTGAAGTTCCTCGCTCTGGCGACTTTGATTCAGGGCAGTCATGCCGCTTACTACAGTTTTAGCTCAATATACTGGAAAGAAGCCGGGCATTCTGAAGATATTATTGGTTATCTGTGGAGCCTAGGTGTGGTGGCGGAAGTGGCAGTTTTCGCCTTAAGTAAACGCCTGTTTGCCGGTTGGTCTTTACGTGCACTGTTCTTAGTTGCTGCTATTGGCGTCGTGGTTCGCTGGGGGTTGACCGCTTCGACAACGGTACTGATAGGGCTTGTCTTAATCCAATTACTCCATGGTGTGACGTTTGCCGTCGCACACATCGCTGCTATTCAATACATCCAGCATTCGGAGCCAAGAAAAATGGTCGCTCTTCAAGCACTGTACAATGCGATTCCGCTCGGTGCATTCATCGCTCTGATGACCGCCTTGAGTGGCTGGGGGTATGAGAATTGGGGTGCGAACGTTTTTTGGGCGATGGCAGTGATGGGCATTCTGGCACTGTTTATTCGTGTTGAACCAAAACGTGAGCGTGCCTCGGTTATCGACGTTAAAGCACAGAATTAAGCGGAACTGTTTGAGTTCAATTCGCTTCCTTAGTTAAATGAAACCTCTCCAATATGGAGAGGTTTTTGTTTGTATAAATAACGCAGCAGACTTCAATACGATAAGGAAATCAGATGCAAGGCTGGCTAGTGATCACCGTATCACTGATGTACCTCGGACTCCTCTTTCTCATTGCTTGGTATGGCGATAAGCAGCATCGTTGGCTAGCTCGCTGGCGGCCGTGGATCTACAGTCTGTCGATTGCGGTCTATTGTACTTCATGGACTTTCTACGGCACGGTGGGCCAAGCTAGTGACAATCCGTGGTCCTTCCTGCCGATTTATATTGCGCCGATACTGGTGTTTACTCTTGGTTGGCGTGTACTGGCACGTTTGGTGATCACTGCGAAACGAGAACACATCACATCGATTGCCGATTTTATCGCTGCTCGCTATGGTAAATCTCAAGGCCTGGCTGTGGTGGTTACATTGATAGCGGTTGCGGGGATCTTGCCCTACATCGCCTTACAGCTGCGTGGCATTACCATGGGGTTGGAGATCGTTTCTCCGGAATTACCGGAAGCATTTAACGCTCAGGGCATGGATGTATCTTGGTTTGTGGTTGGTGCATTGGCGATATTTACCATGTTGTTCGGTACGCGCCACATCGACAACACAGAGCATCATCGCGGAATGATGATGGCGATCGCATATGAGTCGCTCGTCAAGCTGGTGGCATTCCTCGTCGTTGGGTGTTTCATCCTCTATCTGGCACTCAATCGCAGCGACATCGAGCTGATGTCGATTGCCTCTGACACCTATCAGTCACCAAACCTGCCGACATTATTAATTCATACTGTGCTGACCATGATGGCGATTGTCTGTCTGCCGCGTCAGTTCCATACCATGGTAGTGGAAAACGAGCGCGCGCAGGACTTGCATACGGCGCGCTGGTTATTCCCCGTCTATCTGGTGTTGATGGGGATCTTTGTTTTGCCTATTGCTTGGGTAGGGCAGGGGCTGCTTAGTAGTGCGAGCCCTGATACGTATGTGATTAGCTTACCGATGGCCGTAGGTGCACAGGATATTGCTTTGCTGGCTTTTCTCGGTGGGACGTCTGCCGCTAGCGGCATGGTTATTGTCTCGACCATTGCGTTAGCCATCATGGTGTCGAACGATTTGGTGATGCCGCTGTTGCTGCGCCGGATGAAGCTTGCTCAGCGAAACCACCGCCACTTTTCAGGCTTATTACTGGTTATTCGACGTGGTTTGATTCTATTGCTGTTACTTGGTGCATGGGGCTTCTATCAGGCACTGGGCAATATCCACTCCCTATCGGCGATTGGCTTTCTTTCATTTGCAGCGATTACTCAGTTCGCGCCTGCTCTTCTGGGTGGAATGTACTGGCGAAATGGTAACCGAAAAGGGGTCTATGTTGGCCTCGCGTTTGGCTTTGGCTTATGGCTTATTACCTTAATGAGTCAGACCGATATGCTGGCTGGCGATGCCAACAGTAACTTCCTTCTGTGGCTAGTGACACCGCCAGAGGCTTTACAGGCTGCAGGTATTAAAGGTTCTGACTGGGGAATTGTCCTCAGCGTGACGATCAACGCGCTGTGCTATGTAGTGGTTTCGTTAATGACGCGTTCAAGTCTGAGTGAGCGTTTGCAGTCGGCGTCTTTTGTCGGTACGCCAATGCCAGAAAGTGAGAACATCAGCCTCTACCAAAGCCGCGTGACGGTAGGGGAGCTGGAAATGCTGGCATCGAGATTCGTGGGCCGGCAAAGGGTTCGAAACGCCTTTGAACAGTACTGGGCCCAGCAACACGAAACTATGTTGCCAAATCAGCAGGCACCTGCCAGTTTAATCCGCCATACGGAGCGAGTGTTGGCTGGCGTCTTTGGCGCCTCTTCAGCAAAGTTGGTCCTGACCTCTGCCCTGCAAGGGCGCAACATGCAACTGGAAGAAGTTGCGACTATTGTCGATGAAGCCTCTGAGCTGTACGACTTTAGCCGCGGGCTTCTCCAAGGGGCGATTGAGCATATTGGCCAAGGTATTGCTGTGGTGGATAAGCAGCTTCGCCTGGTGGCATGGAACCAACGATATCTGGAGCTGTTTGTTTTTCCTCAAGGGTTGATTCAGGTGGGAAGGCCGATCGCGGATGTGATTCGTCACAATGCTGAGCAGGGGCTATGTGGCCCCGGTGACCCAGAAGACCATGTCCGTCGCCGTATCTATCACCTTGAACAAGGCACCCGTCATACTTCTTCACGAGTTCGGCCTGATGGTCGGGTTATTGAAGTGCAGGGCAACCCGATGCCCGGCGGTGGTTTTGTGATGAGTTTTACTGACATTACGGTGTTCCGTGATGCAGAGCAGGCACTGAAAGACGCTAACGAAAGTTTGGAAGAACGGGTGCATGAACGAACTCAAGAGCTGGAGCAACTCAACAAACAGCTGGTCTCTGCCACTCAACGTTCCGAGCATGAATCTCAATCGAAATCGCGCTTTCTTGCGGCGGTCAGTCATGATCTGATGCAACCGCTCAATGCCGCACGCTTATTTGCTTCATCATTGTCTGAGGTGGCACAAGAAGAGGAAACCAAGCGCCTCTCCAAGCATATTGAAAGCGCTTTGGAGGCCGCTGAAGATCTGATCGGTGACTTGCTTGATATCTCTCGGTTGGAGTCAGGCAAACTTGATATTAATGTGCATGGCTTTGCAATTAATGACGTTCTCTCCAATCTAAACGCTGAATTCAGTGCATTGGCAAAACAGCAGGGGATTGAGTTTGAGATGGTGCCAAGCCAGCTGATTGTTCAATCTGACCCGAAACTGCTGCGCAGGGTGGTGCAGAACTTCCTGACCAATGCTTTCCGTTACAATCCCAAAGGCAAGGTGGTGCTAGGGGTAAGGCGGGTAGGTCAACAGGCGAGGATTGAAGTGTGGGATAACGGCACCGGTATCGATGAAGACAAACAGCAGGAAATTTTTGAAGAGTTTACCCGCGGTAGTCAGGTGCGTTCGGATCAAGGGCTTGGACTTGGTTTAGCGATTTCGAAAGGCATCGCCCACGTGCTGGGTCATCAGATTGCCATGCGATCTTGGCCAGGTAAAGGTAGCGTGTTCTCAATTACGCTCAATCGTAGCAATGAAGCTTTGGTACAGCCGCAAGCAGCGCCTTCAGCTGCCGTCTCTGATCTTAGTCACCTGAATGTACTCTGTGTCGACAATGAGCCGGAAATCTTGGTCGGGATGGAAAACTTGCTGGCGCGCTGGGGATGTAATGTGCGCACGGCGACTGACTTGGTAACGAGTTTGAAGTGTCTAGACGAAGAGTGGCTGCCTGATGTAATTCTCTCTGATTACCGCTTGGATAATGGTCGCACTGGGCTTGAAGTTTTACAGCAATGTCGACTGCGTTTAGGAGATAGTTTTAAAGGTGTGATCATCAGTGCGGATCGAACCAACGACATGATGGAGGGGATTAAATCTAACGGATTTAGCTTTATTCCTAAGCCAGTCAAACCGCTCAAGCTCAGGGCAGTCCTCAATCGGGTGTAACTGCGAATAAAGGCTCGCTGCATTAACTCACATTGAGCCATTACAGTGTGCTATTTTCTGAGTAATATTTCTTCTACTCTGTGATCTTGGCCTTTTTTCAAAATCAGCTGAGCACGCCCTTTGGTCGGTAATATATTGGCTGTTAGGTTAATGCCATTGATGGATTGCCAGATTGAATGTGCTTTTTCTATCGCTGCTTTTTCTGTGAGTTCTGTGTAGTGGCTAAAGTAAGAACCAGGTTTGGTAAATGCGCCGAAACGGAACTTTAAGAACCGTTCTACGTACCACTGCTCAATCACATCGCTTTTTGCATCAACGTACAAAGAGAAATCTAAGAAATCGGAAACAAATACACGATGGGGATCATGAGGGTAGTCCATCCCACTTTGAAGTACATTCAACCCTTCAATGATCAACACATCAGGTCGATCAACGACCTTTACCTCATCGGTAATGTCATAAGTAATATGCGAGTAGACCGGAACTTCGAGGTTGGGCTTTCCGGCTTTTACATCAGAAACAAACTCTACCAAACGCTTGATGTCATAAGACTCTGGGAAACCTTTACGATGCATGATCCCGCGATCATTGAGTATTTTTTTCGGGTACAGAAAACCATCTGTCGTCACCAGTTCGACTTTGGGGTGGTTTTCCCAACGGGATAGCAAAGCTTTTAATAAGCGAGCCGTAGTGCTCTTACCGACCGCGACACTGCCTGCAATACCAATGATAAAAGGTGGCGCACTTTCTTGATTGCCGAGAAAGTTGTTCAGTACAGAATTGCGACTTTGCCTCGCTGCGATATATAAGTTGAGAAGTCGCGCCAATGGCAGATAGATCTCAACAGCTTCTTCCATCGTCAGGCTTTCATTGACGCCTTGTAGCTCGATAAGATCCTCTTCGGATAGCGTCATAGGGACAGAATTACGTAGTTCTGCCCATTGTTGACGGTTAAAAGAGAGATATGGCGTCATAGTCTTCCTAACTGAGATTCGCGATAAGAGCTGCGAAAATACAACAACCTGTGCAAATTGCCAAATGACAAGGCAAGGAAGAGGCCGTTTTGTCGATGATTTTGTGTGATTTTTCAGCAAACAAACCGAAAGTGGATAAAATCTGGTTTTTTTTTAATTTAGCTATTGCAAGGTCGATAATCCTTCAATAGAATGCGCACCACTTATGCCGACTTAGCTCAGTAGGTAGAGCAACTGACTTGTAATCAGTAGGTCACCAGTTCGATTCCGGTAGTCGGCACCATTTCTCCTTTTATGAGAGGAATGGATGAAAAATTTGGAGGGGTTCCCGAGTGGCCAAAGGGATCAGACTGTAAATCTGCTGGCACTGCCTTCGATGGTTCGAATCCGTCCCCCTCCACCATATTCTTAAGGAAATAGCTCTCAGAGTTACGTGTTGCGGGCATCGTATAATGGCTATTACCTCAGCCTTCCAAGCTGATGATGCGGGTTCGATTCCCGCTGCCCGCTCCACTCTAATTTGAGTGCTGATATAGCTCAGGTGGTAGAGCGCATCCTTGGTAAGGATGAGGTCGGCAGTTCGAGTCTGCCTATCAGCACCAGCTCTAAGCAATGTTTCCTTTTGATACTTTCTTTTAACTAAACTACGTTTAGTGATTAAGAGAAGTTTATCACCAAGACTTTTTGGTTGCGTGGTCATCAAAGCCACCTAAATCCGTACCTAGAGGGACAACTCATGTCTAAAGAAAAATTTGAACGTACGAAACCGCACGTAAACGTTGGTACTATCGGCCACGTTGACCACGGTAAAACAACTCTAACTGCTGCAATCTGTACAACTCTATCTAAAGTGTACGGCGGTGAAGCGAAAGACTTCGCATCAATCGATAACGCTCCAGAAGAGCGTGAGCGCGGTATCACAATCGCAACATCTCACGTTGAGTACGACACTCCAACTCGTCACTACGCACACGTAGACTGTCCAGGACACGCGGATTATGTTAAGAACATGATCACAGGTGCTGCACAGATGGACGGTGGTATCCTAGTTGTTGCTGCGACAGATGGCCCAATGCCACAAACTCGTGAGCACATCCTACTAGGCCGTCAGGTTGGTATCCCATACATCATCGTATTCATGAACAAATGTGACATGGTTGACGATGAAGAGCTACTTGAGCTAGTAGAAATGGAAGTTCGTGAACTTCTATCTGAGTACGATTTCCCAGGTGATGACCTACCAGTTATCCAAGGTTCTGCACTAGGCGCCCTAAACGGCGAAGAGCAGTGGGAAGCGAAAATCGTTGAGCTAGCAGAAGCACTAGACAACTACATCCCAGAGCCAGAGCGTGCAATCGATCAGCCATTCCTAATGCCTATCGAAGACGTATTCTCAATCCAAGGTCGTGGTACAGTAGTAACTGGTCGTATCGAGCGTGGTATCCTAACAGTAGGTGACGAAGTAGAAATCGTAGGTATTAAAGAAACTACAACAACTACTTGTACTGGTGTTGAGATGTTCCGTAAGCTTCTAGACGAAGGTCGTGCGGGTGAGAACGTTGGTGCACTTCTACGTGGTACTAAGCGTGACGAAGTAGAGCGTGGTCAAGTACTAGCAGCTCCTAAGTCAATCAACCCACACACTAAGTTCGAGTCAGAAGTATACGTACTTTCTAAAGACGAAGGCGGCCGTCATACTCCGTTCTTCAAAGGCTACCGTCCACAGTTCTACTTCCGTACAACTGACGTAACTGGTAACATCGAGCTACCAGAAGGCGTAGAAATGGTAATGCCAGGCGATAACATCAAGATGACTGTAGAGCTAATCGCACCAATCGCAATGGACGAAGGTCTTCGTTTCGCGATCCGTGAAGGTGGCCGTACAGTAGGTGCTGGTGTTGTTGCTAAGATCTTCGACTAATTCTTAGGAATTGCTGAAGACTTCTGAAAAATCTTTGAATAAGATTTGACGAACCAGTAGCAAAAAGGGCATCATTTGATGCCCTTTTTCTGCACTAAATATAATGTTTGCTAATTTCTTATCCAAGCAAATATTAAGCAGGATTTTTTGCCCAAGATGTTGCTTCTTGGTCATTAAGAGAGTTCGCCAATCGAGTAAGGTTAGCGTCTCATGGATTTGCCCTGCAACAGCGGGGTTGTTGTCGTCTATATTAAGACTTGTGACAGGTTTGGTTTTATGAAAGCAAATAATGCTGAAACTCCTGAAAGCTCAAATGGCGCAGATATCTTCAAGTGGATTGTCACTTTCGTTCTGCTGACTGCCGCTGTTGTGGGTAATTACCTGTATGGTGAAATGTCTGTAGTGATTCGCGCTGCAGGTGTTGTTGTATTGATTGCTGCGGCACTAGGTGTTGCTGCTACAACAACAAAAGGTAAAGCTGCGATCGAGTTCGCTAAAGAATCTCGTATGGAAGTTCGTAAAGTGGTTTGGCCTACACGTCAAGAAACTATGCAAACTACTTTGATCGTTTTAGCTGTAAGTATTGTAATGGCTCTAGCACTTTGGGGCATTGACGGCATTATGGTTCGTCTTGTCAACTTTGTGACTGGGGTATAGAGGGTTTTAATTCATGAGTGAAGCTCCTAAAAAACGCTGGTATGTGGTTCAAGCCTTCTCTGGATTTGAAGGCCGTGTAGCTCAGTCTCTTCGCGAGCATATCAAAATGCATGGCATGGAAGAGCTGTTTGGTGAAGTTCTTGTTCCTACTGAAGAAGTAGTGGAAATGCGTGCAGGTCAACGTCGTAAGTCTGAGCGTAAATTCTTCCCAGGTTACGTCCTCGTTCAGATGATTATGAACGATGAATCATGGCACTTAGTACGCAGCGTGCCGCGTGTCATGGGCTTCATTGGTGGTACCTCTGACCGTCCAGCTCCTATCACTGATAAAGAAGCTGATGCTATCCTTAACCGTCTTGAGAAAGCGAGCGAGTCTCCTCGCCCGCGTACTATGTACGAAGCCGGTGAAGTGGTACGTGTTACTGATGGTCCATTTGCTGACTTCAACGGTACGGTTGAAGAAGTGGATTATGAGAAGAGCCGCCTGAAAGTGTCTGTATCGATCTTTGGTCGTGCAACACCAGTTGAGCTTGAGTTTGGTCAGGTTGAAAAACTTGATTAAAAAAACACCTTTTTAGGGTTGTTTAAGGCGCGAATTATGACTATAATTTCGCGCCTTTTTGCTTCTGTCGAAGCAAAAAGTTATTTACGTAAACGGGGAGCTGATCGGTCGATTAGCGTTTGTACCCAAAATTAGGAAAAATCATGGCTAAGAAAGTTGAAGCTTACATCAAGCTGCAAGTTGCTGCTGGTATGGCAAACCCAAGTCCACCAGTTGGTCCTGCTCTAGGTCAACACGGTGTTAACATCATGGAATTCTGTAAAGCGTTTAACGCAAAAACAGAATCTATCGAGAAAGGTCTCCCGACTCCTGTTGTTATCACTGTATACAACGACCGTTCTTTCACGTTCATCACTAAGACTCCACCTGCTGCAGTTCTTCTTAAGAAAGCGGCTGGCGTTAAGTCTGGTTCAGGTCGTCCAAACACTGAAAAAGTGGGTACTGTAACTGACGCTCAAATCCAAGAAATCGCAGAAACTAAAGCTGCTGATATGACTGGTGCTGACATCGAAGCAATGAAGCGTTCAATCGCGGGTACTGCTCGTTCAATGGGCCTAGTGGTAGAGGGTTAAGATCATGGCAAAACTAACTAAGCGCATGCGCGTAATCCGCGAAAAAGTTGACGTAACTAAAGAATACGAAATCAACGAAGCTGTTGCTCTTCTTCAAGAACTAGCAACTGCTAAATTCGTTGAGTCTGTAGACGTTGCTGTTAACCTAGGCATCGATGCTCGTAAATCTGACCAGAACGTACGTGGTGCGACTGTACTACCTCACGGTACTGGCCGCGAAATCCGCGTTGCAGTGTTCACTCAAGGTGCAAACGCTGAAGCAGCTAAAGAAGCTGGCGCAGATATCGTTGGTATGGAAGATCTTGCTGAGCAAGTGAAGAAAGGCGAAATGAACTTTGACGTAGTTGTTGCTTCTCCAGATGCAATGCGCGTTGTAGGTCAACTAGGTACTATCCTAGGTCCTCGCGGTCTAATGCCAAACCCTAAAGTTGGTACTGTAACTCCTAACGTTGCTGAAGCAGTTAAGAACGCTAAAGCTGGTCAGGTTCGTTACCGTAACGACAAGAACGGCATCATCCACACTACTATCGGTAAAGCAAACTTCTCTGCTGAGCAGATCAAAGAGAACCTAGAAGCACTTCTAGTTGCTCTGAAGAAAGCTAAGCCATCTTCTGCTAAGGGTACATTCCTGCAGAAAGTAAGCATCTCTACTACTATGGGTGCTGGTGTTGCTGTTGATCAGGCTAGCCTGAACACTCTAGCAAACTAATATATTTGCTTAGGCGCGAAATTTGTGTATAATTTCGCGCCTAATATTTGTGGTTGGGGCTGAACTTTGGTTCTGTAAGAATTAAGACCCAGTCTCCGTCCAAGACCGTAGGCGTCTGAATTTATTTGATAAATAAAGACTTAATTACCCTACGTAGATGGTGCCCGAACTGACAGAAAGCTCTATGTAAATAGTTACCTTTCTTCTGGGAAGCACCTCAATAGCTCTCACTGTTGTGATAATAGTGAGTGGTGTAACGACAACCAGGAGTAAATCCAAGATGGCTTTAAACCTTCAAGACAAAAAAGCAATTGTTGCTGAAGTCAACGAAGCTGCCAGTGGTGCACTTTCTGCAGTTGTAGCTGACTCTCGTGGCGTTGAAGTAGGCGCGATGACTTCTCTACGTAAACAAGCTCGTGAAGCGGGCGTTTACCTGAAAGTTGTTCGTAATACTCTAGCGCGTCGTGCGGTTGAAGGTACAGACTACGAGTGTCTAACAGACACTTTCACTGGTCCTACTCTAATCGCATTCTCTAACGAGCACCCAGGTGCCGCAGCGCGTCTTTTCAAAGACTTCGCTAAAGAGAACGACAAGTTCGAGATCAAAGCTGCTGCATTCGAAGGCGCAGTTACTGATGCTGAAGTACTAGCGACACTACCAACTTACGACGAAGCAATTGCACGCCTAATGATGTGCATGAAAGAAGCTTCTGCAGGCAAGCTGGTACGTACTATCGCTGCACTACGCGATCAAAAAGAAGAAGCTGCGGCATAAGCCTTGCTTTTTACTGGTTGCTAATTAAACTTATTGTTGATTTTAAAAGAGA
This sequence is a window from Vibrio coralliilyticus. Protein-coding genes within it:
- a CDS encoding 3-phenylpropionate MFS transporter, whose protein sequence is MLNPSPYGWISQYFVGFFFAYGVYLPFWALWFEEQGVSATDIGLLVGIGFATRCVANMVLTPRIHKVEHLMPALRWLSIAALIFIGFHFFTGGSFWLMAGATVLFNLCCGPIVPLSDAMANYYARLKMLDYGRARLWGSVAFIAGSTVVGYLVAKFGTDMILYTALAGVFFAILVGMRNTNPMPVTTEEEQAERPKLTDLLKESSVLKFLALATLIQGSHAAYYSFSSIYWKEAGHSEDIIGYLWSLGVVAEVAVFALSKRLFAGWSLRALFLVAAIGVVVRWGLTASTTVLIGLVLIQLLHGVTFAVAHIAAIQYIQHSEPRKMVALQALYNAIPLGAFIALMTALSGWGYENWGANVFWAMAVMGILALFIRVEPKRERASVIDVKAQN
- a CDS encoding PAS domain-containing hybrid sensor histidine kinase/response regulator; its protein translation is MQGWLVITVSLMYLGLLFLIAWYGDKQHRWLARWRPWIYSLSIAVYCTSWTFYGTVGQASDNPWSFLPIYIAPILVFTLGWRVLARLVITAKREHITSIADFIAARYGKSQGLAVVVTLIAVAGILPYIALQLRGITMGLEIVSPELPEAFNAQGMDVSWFVVGALAIFTMLFGTRHIDNTEHHRGMMMAIAYESLVKLVAFLVVGCFILYLALNRSDIELMSIASDTYQSPNLPTLLIHTVLTMMAIVCLPRQFHTMVVENERAQDLHTARWLFPVYLVLMGIFVLPIAWVGQGLLSSASPDTYVISLPMAVGAQDIALLAFLGGTSAASGMVIVSTIALAIMVSNDLVMPLLLRRMKLAQRNHRHFSGLLLVIRRGLILLLLLGAWGFYQALGNIHSLSAIGFLSFAAITQFAPALLGGMYWRNGNRKGVYVGLAFGFGLWLITLMSQTDMLAGDANSNFLLWLVTPPEALQAAGIKGSDWGIVLSVTINALCYVVVSLMTRSSLSERLQSASFVGTPMPESENISLYQSRVTVGELEMLASRFVGRQRVRNAFEQYWAQQHETMLPNQQAPASLIRHTERVLAGVFGASSAKLVLTSALQGRNMQLEEVATIVDEASELYDFSRGLLQGAIEHIGQGIAVVDKQLRLVAWNQRYLELFVFPQGLIQVGRPIADVIRHNAEQGLCGPGDPEDHVRRRIYHLEQGTRHTSSRVRPDGRVIEVQGNPMPGGGFVMSFTDITVFRDAEQALKDANESLEERVHERTQELEQLNKQLVSATQRSEHESQSKSRFLAAVSHDLMQPLNAARLFASSLSEVAQEEETKRLSKHIESALEAAEDLIGDLLDISRLESGKLDINVHGFAINDVLSNLNAEFSALAKQQGIEFEMVPSQLIVQSDPKLLRRVVQNFLTNAFRYNPKGKVVLGVRRVGQQARIEVWDNGTGIDEDKQQEIFEEFTRGSQVRSDQGLGLGLAISKGIAHVLGHQIAMRSWPGKGSVFSITLNRSNEALVQPQAAPSAAVSDLSHLNVLCVDNEPEILVGMENLLARWGCNVRTATDLVTSLKCLDEEWLPDVILSDYRLDNGRTGLEVLQQCRLRLGDSFKGVIISADRTNDMMEGIKSNGFSFIPKPVKPLKLRAVLNRV
- the coaA gene encoding type I pantothenate kinase — its product is MTPYLSFNRQQWAELRNSVPMTLSEEDLIELQGVNESLTMEEAVEIYLPLARLLNLYIAARQSRNSVLNNFLGNQESAPPFIIGIAGSVAVGKSTTARLLKALLSRWENHPKVELVTTDGFLYPKKILNDRGIMHRKGFPESYDIKRLVEFVSDVKAGKPNLEVPVYSHITYDITDEVKVVDRPDVLIIEGLNVLQSGMDYPHDPHRVFVSDFLDFSLYVDAKSDVIEQWYVERFLKFRFGAFTKPGSYFSHYTELTEKAAIEKAHSIWQSINGINLTANILPTKGRAQLILKKGQDHRVEEILLRK
- the tuf gene encoding elongation factor Tu, with the translated sequence MSKEKFERTKPHVNVGTIGHVDHGKTTLTAAICTTLSKVYGGEAKDFASIDNAPEERERGITIATSHVEYDTPTRHYAHVDCPGHADYVKNMITGAAQMDGGILVVAATDGPMPQTREHILLGRQVGIPYIIVFMNKCDMVDDEELLELVEMEVRELLSEYDFPGDDLPVIQGSALGALNGEEQWEAKIVELAEALDNYIPEPERAIDQPFLMPIEDVFSIQGRGTVVTGRIERGILTVGDEVEIVGIKETTTTTCTGVEMFRKLLDEGRAGENVGALLRGTKRDEVERGQVLAAPKSINPHTKFESEVYVLSKDEGGRHTPFFKGYRPQFYFRTTDVTGNIELPEGVEMVMPGDNIKMTVELIAPIAMDEGLRFAIREGGRTVGAGVVAKIFD
- the secE gene encoding preprotein translocase subunit SecE; translation: MKANNAETPESSNGADIFKWIVTFVLLTAAVVGNYLYGEMSVVIRAAGVVVLIAAALGVAATTTKGKAAIEFAKESRMEVRKVVWPTRQETMQTTLIVLAVSIVMALALWGIDGIMVRLVNFVTGV
- the nusG gene encoding transcription termination/antitermination protein NusG, coding for MSEAPKKRWYVVQAFSGFEGRVAQSLREHIKMHGMEELFGEVLVPTEEVVEMRAGQRRKSERKFFPGYVLVQMIMNDESWHLVRSVPRVMGFIGGTSDRPAPITDKEADAILNRLEKASESPRPRTMYEAGEVVRVTDGPFADFNGTVEEVDYEKSRLKVSVSIFGRATPVELEFGQVEKLD
- the rplK gene encoding 50S ribosomal protein L11; the protein is MAKKVEAYIKLQVAAGMANPSPPVGPALGQHGVNIMEFCKAFNAKTESIEKGLPTPVVITVYNDRSFTFITKTPPAAVLLKKAAGVKSGSGRPNTEKVGTVTDAQIQEIAETKAADMTGADIEAMKRSIAGTARSMGLVVEG
- the rplA gene encoding 50S ribosomal protein L1, producing the protein MAKLTKRMRVIREKVDVTKEYEINEAVALLQELATAKFVESVDVAVNLGIDARKSDQNVRGATVLPHGTGREIRVAVFTQGANAEAAKEAGADIVGMEDLAEQVKKGEMNFDVVVASPDAMRVVGQLGTILGPRGLMPNPKVGTVTPNVAEAVKNAKAGQVRYRNDKNGIIHTTIGKANFSAEQIKENLEALLVALKKAKPSSAKGTFLQKVSISTTMGAGVAVDQASLNTLAN
- the rplJ gene encoding 50S ribosomal protein L10, which translates into the protein MALNLQDKKAIVAEVNEAASGALSAVVADSRGVEVGAMTSLRKQAREAGVYLKVVRNTLARRAVEGTDYECLTDTFTGPTLIAFSNEHPGAAARLFKDFAKENDKFEIKAAAFEGAVTDAEVLATLPTYDEAIARLMMCMKEASAGKLVRTIAALRDQKEEAAA